A region of Reichenbachiella carrageenanivorans DNA encodes the following proteins:
- a CDS encoding FdhF/YdeP family oxidoreductase: protein MNTRKVSIVPPEEFAKLKITNPKEIAVGIPAVISTFQHISEEMGVIDGLKVLQKMNQTSGFDCPGCAWPDPDHHRSKLGEYCENGAKAIAEEATKKRVDTAFFEQHSVEELSQWSDYLIGKAGRITEPFYLAKDSSYYVPITWKEAFDKIGDKLQSLSSPDEATFYTSGRTSNEAAFMYQLFVREYGTNNLPDCSNMCHESSGTGLSKTLGIGKGSVTLEDIYESELVIVIGQNPGTNHPRMLAALEKCKKNGGTIVSINPIKEAGTNVFVDPQNPLKVLTGGTALEDLYLQVRINGDVAILKAAMILMLKAEEDRPGSVFDHAFIEKNCEDYPALLRHLRESDFGTCVRASGVSEEEIRKFADLLISKKKIIFCWAMGITQHENGVHNVQEIVNILLLKGSIGKPGAGTCPVRGHSNVQGDRTMGIWEKPPSSLLDALDKRFQFKSPRAHGHDVVDTIKAMNKGEIKVFVSMGGNFISATPDSEFTGEAMKKCDLTVQVSTKLNRSHLITGEEAIILPCLSRSETDKQNDNVQFVTTENSMGVVQKSQGSFEPASADLKSEPAIIAELAKVTLPDSKTNWDEMISDYDVIRNHIEAVIPGFGAYNERVRAKGGFYLPNGARDGEFNTASQQALFTVNPLPKNEIDPNHFILMTIRSHDQFNTTIYGMHDRYRGIHNERRVVLMHPDDMKAHGLVKEQVIHLTGHYGDETREARHFKIVPYPIAKGCLGAYFPETNVLVPIHHVAKESNTPASKFVEVSVNKA, encoded by the coding sequence ATGAACACAAGAAAGGTATCTATCGTCCCTCCTGAGGAATTTGCCAAGCTCAAAATCACCAATCCCAAAGAAATAGCTGTAGGCATTCCTGCCGTCATTTCTACCTTCCAACACATCAGTGAAGAAATGGGCGTCATCGATGGACTCAAAGTATTACAAAAAATGAATCAAACGAGTGGCTTCGACTGCCCAGGTTGCGCATGGCCAGACCCAGATCATCATCGCTCCAAGCTTGGCGAATATTGTGAAAACGGTGCCAAAGCCATTGCAGAAGAAGCGACTAAAAAGCGAGTAGATACTGCTTTCTTTGAGCAGCACAGCGTAGAAGAATTGAGCCAGTGGTCTGACTATCTCATAGGAAAAGCAGGCAGAATCACCGAGCCTTTTTATCTAGCCAAAGACAGCTCGTACTATGTGCCTATCACATGGAAAGAGGCATTCGACAAGATTGGAGACAAACTACAGTCATTGTCCAGCCCGGACGAAGCCACCTTCTACACCTCTGGCCGTACGAGCAATGAGGCCGCTTTCATGTATCAGCTTTTTGTAAGAGAATATGGTACCAACAACCTCCCCGACTGCTCCAATATGTGCCACGAATCTAGCGGCACAGGCCTAAGCAAGACCCTGGGCATCGGCAAAGGATCTGTGACACTGGAGGATATTTACGAATCTGAACTCGTGATAGTAATTGGGCAAAACCCTGGCACCAATCACCCTCGAATGCTCGCCGCACTAGAAAAGTGCAAGAAGAACGGCGGAACGATCGTGAGTATCAACCCAATCAAAGAAGCGGGTACCAATGTATTTGTAGACCCTCAAAACCCACTCAAAGTACTCACAGGTGGCACAGCACTCGAAGACCTCTACCTACAGGTGAGGATAAATGGAGATGTGGCCATACTCAAAGCCGCAATGATCCTCATGCTCAAGGCCGAAGAAGACCGTCCTGGCTCAGTATTCGATCATGCATTCATTGAAAAAAACTGTGAGGATTATCCTGCGCTGTTGCGTCACTTGCGTGAATCCGACTTTGGTACATGTGTACGTGCCAGCGGAGTATCCGAAGAAGAAATTCGAAAATTCGCAGATCTTTTAATTTCCAAAAAGAAAATCATCTTCTGCTGGGCAATGGGTATCACTCAGCACGAAAATGGAGTACACAATGTGCAGGAGATCGTAAACATACTCCTACTCAAGGGAAGTATCGGCAAGCCTGGCGCAGGCACTTGTCCAGTACGCGGCCATAGCAATGTGCAAGGCGATCGCACCATGGGTATTTGGGAAAAACCACCCAGTAGCCTATTGGATGCCCTCGATAAAAGGTTTCAATTTAAAAGCCCAAGAGCACACGGGCACGATGTGGTAGATACGATTAAAGCCATGAACAAAGGCGAAATCAAAGTATTCGTAAGCATGGGAGGCAATTTCATTTCGGCTACGCCTGACAGTGAATTTACGGGGGAGGCTATGAAAAAATGCGACCTAACGGTACAAGTCTCCACCAAGCTCAACCGCTCCCATTTGATAACCGGCGAAGAAGCCATTATACTCCCTTGTTTATCTCGGTCGGAGACAGACAAGCAAAACGACAACGTGCAATTTGTAACTACCGAAAACTCCATGGGCGTAGTGCAAAAAAGCCAGGGCAGTTTTGAACCTGCTTCAGCTGACCTGAAAAGTGAGCCTGCCATCATCGCTGAGTTGGCGAAAGTCACCTTGCCCGATTCCAAAACCAATTGGGATGAAATGATATCCGATTATGATGTGATTAGAAACCATATCGAAGCCGTGATTCCGGGATTCGGTGCTTACAACGAGCGGGTGAGAGCGAAAGGAGGCTTCTATTTGCCAAATGGTGCCAGAGATGGCGAGTTCAACACGGCTTCTCAGCAAGCTTTATTCACAGTCAACCCCTTGCCAAAAAATGAAATTGATCCCAATCATTTCATTTTGATGACCATCCGATCTCACGACCAATTCAACACCACCATCTATGGCATGCACGACCGGTACAGAGGCATACACAACGAGCGGCGCGTGGTATTAATGCACCCAGACGACATGAAAGCCCATGGCCTGGTAAAAGAACAAGTGATTCATCTGACGGGGCACTATGGCGACGAAACCCGAGAGGCTAGACATTTCAAAATAGTACCGTACCCGATAGCCAAAGGGTGTTTGGGTGCTTACTTTCCTGAGACCAACGTACTGGTGCCAATCCATCATGTAGCCAAAGAGAGCAATACTCCTGCTTCGAAGTTTGTGGAAGTGTCGGTAAACAAGGCTTAA
- a CDS encoding transglycosylase domain-containing protein: protein MSSKKRKPSQKKKQSKTSPITHLIQWSLRFAVLGLVLFIGFFSAVHLGVFGPMPTNEDLENLINSQASEVYGSDGELIGRYFLENRSEVKLADISPDIGHALVATEDSRFYEHQGVDHQGLLRVLIKSVILGQNAGGGSTISQQLAKNVFGRKNHGWLTMPAVKAREATIANRFNEVYTKDEILELYLNTVSFGEDTYGIKTACERFFSVSPAEIKTEQAAVLIGMLKSPTAYNPRLNPERSLTRRNVVLNQMEKAGYLSSDQAKELKALPLELDYHRNISEASSAQHLTQHLRKQIDTWLADHPNEDGEPYNLETDGLKIYTTIDTRMQQYAQEAVVAHLDQLQKAFDSDLKRQGKWAAEIDATLQAGFLVSDPKNGHVLAWVGGRDYKQSQYDHILSERQVGSVFKPVVYAKALEDGYEPCDFISNRQVQYTQYDGWTPQNTNNVYDGSFSLLGGLTNSINTISVKLLMESGIEDVIAFAKNLGATSKLPEVPSIALGVANMSVQEISKMYIPFANDGWQHEQIIISRIEDANGQVLFTHLAETPKQVISSKAAHDITNMMRSVADKGTAQRLRSWYHIQEPIAAKTGTTQNHADGWFVGYTPNWLGVVWVGADDPSLHFSAIKDGQGANMALPIWSKFYQKVKADTELQKVMRTSFPFANNLADCELYREDNFLVKTFKKKTKKNKDSGLENEEVEEPQKKKRFWDLFKRKK, encoded by the coding sequence ATGAGTAGCAAGAAAAGAAAGCCCAGCCAGAAAAAAAAGCAATCCAAAACGAGCCCAATCACTCATTTGATTCAGTGGTCACTGCGTTTCGCAGTATTGGGACTTGTCCTGTTTATCGGCTTTTTCAGTGCCGTACATTTGGGCGTATTTGGCCCTATGCCTACCAATGAGGATTTAGAAAATTTAATCAACTCGCAAGCCTCCGAAGTCTATGGCAGTGATGGTGAATTGATCGGACGATATTTTCTTGAAAACCGGTCAGAAGTTAAATTGGCCGACATTTCTCCAGACATCGGGCATGCTCTTGTGGCCACCGAAGATTCCCGATTTTATGAGCATCAAGGTGTAGACCATCAAGGTCTGCTGCGTGTATTAATCAAATCTGTCATCCTTGGCCAAAACGCTGGTGGAGGCAGCACCATCAGCCAGCAGTTGGCTAAAAATGTATTTGGGAGAAAAAACCATGGCTGGCTTACTATGCCCGCTGTAAAAGCAAGAGAGGCCACCATTGCCAACAGGTTCAATGAAGTCTATACCAAAGATGAAATTCTTGAATTGTATCTGAATACCGTTTCGTTTGGTGAAGACACCTACGGGATCAAAACCGCCTGCGAACGATTCTTTTCAGTATCGCCAGCGGAGATCAAAACCGAGCAAGCTGCCGTACTCATCGGCATGCTCAAATCCCCTACGGCATACAATCCCAGGCTCAATCCAGAGCGATCTCTGACCCGTCGCAATGTAGTGTTGAACCAAATGGAAAAAGCGGGCTATCTATCCTCTGATCAGGCCAAAGAACTCAAAGCATTGCCATTGGAACTAGACTACCATCGCAACATCAGCGAGGCCTCCTCTGCTCAGCATCTCACCCAACACCTACGAAAACAAATAGACACTTGGCTAGCCGACCACCCAAATGAAGACGGCGAACCCTACAACCTAGAAACCGATGGGCTAAAAATCTACACAACGATAGACACTCGCATGCAGCAGTACGCACAAGAAGCCGTCGTTGCCCATTTAGATCAATTGCAAAAAGCTTTTGATTCAGACTTGAAACGCCAAGGCAAATGGGCAGCAGAAATAGATGCGACCTTGCAGGCAGGCTTTTTAGTCTCTGATCCCAAAAATGGTCATGTACTGGCTTGGGTAGGTGGTCGAGACTACAAACAATCACAATATGATCACATCTTGTCCGAGCGTCAAGTGGGTTCTGTTTTCAAACCAGTAGTCTACGCCAAAGCATTGGAAGATGGGTATGAACCTTGTGATTTCATTTCAAACAGACAAGTACAATATACCCAATACGACGGCTGGACACCACAAAACACCAACAATGTATACGATGGTAGTTTTTCACTCTTGGGTGGCCTGACCAATTCTATCAATACCATCAGCGTGAAACTTTTAATGGAATCTGGCATTGAGGATGTCATCGCTTTCGCTAAAAACTTGGGTGCTACAAGCAAACTACCCGAAGTACCATCGATCGCACTAGGAGTAGCCAATATGTCGGTTCAGGAGATATCGAAAATGTATATCCCTTTTGCCAATGACGGCTGGCAACATGAACAAATAATCATCAGCAGAATAGAAGATGCCAACGGCCAAGTGCTTTTCACTCATCTAGCGGAAACACCCAAACAAGTAATCTCCTCAAAGGCGGCTCATGATATCACCAATATGATGCGATCCGTAGCAGACAAAGGCACTGCTCAAAGGCTACGAAGCTGGTATCACATCCAAGAACCCATCGCCGCCAAAACTGGCACAACACAGAACCATGCCGATGGCTGGTTTGTAGGCTATACGCCCAATTGGCTAGGAGTGGTATGGGTAGGAGCAGACGATCCTAGCTTGCATTTCAGCGCTATCAAAGACGGGCAAGGAGCAAACATGGCCTTGCCTATCTGGTCGAAATTTTACCAAAAAGTAAAGGCCGATACCGAGCTACAAAAAGTGATGCGTACTTCCTTCCCATTCGCTAATAATCTGGCAGACTGTGAGCTGTATCGCGAAGACAATTTTTTAGTAAAAACATTCAAAAAGAAAACGAAAAAAAATAAAGACAGCGGGCTAGAAAATGAAGAAGTAGAAGAACCTCAAAAGAAAAAGAGGTTCTGGGATCTTTTTAAACGTAAGAAATAA
- a CDS encoding sensor histidine kinase yields the protein MLFNKLNIGNKLALIMIGLSLVVTALLSYLFYVQFDTALKERVLLQLSSVKQLKIVKIRKELNDRFEAFSLRLENPNKTEPSELFFHEGIYATIPDTLLDYYPIASKVQPENITDQITLFDMTHHNPSSQITVGFISKTEGGYLIAITEEPEIQGILLERTGLGQTGESYIVGADFKLRTRSRFLKRSPKNITVKSEGVVRAFNNQPGEDLINDYRGTQVFSSYEKFELNGLKWAILTEINRQEALFPLEELKNNLMVMLLFIILFVLIGSYYLSKKMVRPIVEMEQKLTDMSKGILNPYDFPQTSHDEIGYMINALNKLVNALNQTIVFAGEIGAGNFQATYELLSDEDKLGQALKQMKEKLQEYQKNEQRLLLENQRSILNGEEGERARLSKEMHDGLGPMLTTLKMKIQSAELLESTKKSILNQIDETIQEVRRMSNNLMPSVLVDFGAGEAIGNLVKQINESGDIQIRYKNDMPSETQIDDSIQITLYRIAQESINNALKHSKAKEIKLSITAFDNHVSFFVSDDGVGFNPNQHTNGNGLRNMKERVKLVNGTLELESQPTGTTLEIEIPIE from the coding sequence ATGCTGTTTAACAAACTTAATATTGGCAATAAGTTAGCACTGATTATGATCGGGCTTTCCTTGGTAGTTACGGCGCTACTATCCTACTTATTCTATGTCCAATTTGATACCGCACTCAAAGAACGAGTACTGCTTCAGCTTTCCTCTGTGAAACAGCTGAAAATCGTAAAGATTCGAAAGGAATTGAATGACAGATTTGAGGCTTTTTCACTCCGACTCGAAAATCCAAACAAAACAGAACCATCTGAACTTTTTTTCCACGAAGGCATCTATGCTACGATACCAGATACACTTTTGGACTACTACCCCATCGCTTCCAAAGTGCAACCTGAAAATATCACAGATCAAATTACACTATTTGACATGACACACCACAACCCTTCTAGTCAAATCACAGTAGGGTTTATTTCTAAAACTGAGGGGGGCTACCTCATTGCCATCACTGAAGAACCTGAGATTCAAGGTATTCTATTGGAACGTACAGGGCTCGGACAGACAGGCGAATCCTACATCGTTGGGGCAGACTTTAAACTACGTACGAGATCTCGATTTCTTAAAAGAAGCCCAAAAAATATAACAGTAAAATCAGAGGGCGTGGTACGTGCCTTCAACAATCAACCAGGAGAAGATTTGATCAACGATTATCGAGGCACTCAAGTATTTAGTAGCTATGAGAAGTTTGAACTTAATGGATTGAAATGGGCGATTTTAACCGAAATAAACCGACAAGAAGCACTTTTTCCATTAGAAGAGTTGAAAAACAACCTCATGGTCATGCTACTCTTTATCATTCTCTTCGTATTAATTGGTTCTTATTATTTATCAAAAAAAATGGTGCGTCCTATTGTAGAAATGGAGCAAAAGCTCACCGACATGTCTAAAGGAATTCTAAATCCATACGACTTTCCTCAGACCAGCCATGACGAAATTGGCTATATGATCAATGCACTCAACAAACTAGTGAATGCACTCAATCAAACCATCGTCTTTGCAGGTGAAATCGGTGCAGGAAACTTTCAAGCTACTTACGAACTATTAAGCGATGAGGACAAGCTAGGGCAAGCCCTAAAACAAATGAAGGAAAAACTTCAAGAGTATCAGAAAAATGAACAACGACTGCTACTAGAAAACCAACGCTCTATACTCAACGGAGAAGAAGGTGAAAGAGCAAGACTGTCCAAAGAAATGCATGATGGTTTGGGTCCCATGCTCACTACATTGAAAATGAAAATTCAGTCAGCAGAACTGCTTGAAAGCACTAAAAAAAGTATTCTAAATCAGATAGATGAAACAATCCAAGAGGTCAGAAGAATGTCCAACAATCTGATGCCTAGCGTCTTGGTTGATTTCGGTGCAGGAGAGGCTATTGGCAACTTGGTAAAGCAGATCAACGAAAGTGGTGATATTCAGATCAGGTATAAAAATGACATGCCTAGCGAAACCCAAATCGATGATTCTATCCAAATCACGCTCTATCGCATCGCACAAGAATCTATCAACAACGCCCTCAAACACTCGAAAGCAAAAGAAATTAAATTATCTATTACAGCATTTGACAACCATGTGAGTTTCTTTGTGTCAGACGATGGTGTGGGATTCAACCCCAACCAACATACCAATGGCAATGGCCTTCGCAATATGAAAGAACGTGTAAAGCTTGTCAACGGCACTTTAGAATTAGAAAGTCAACCTACCGGTACCACTTTAGAAATTGAAATACCAATCGAATGA
- a CDS encoding response regulator — MSKIKIIVADDHQLFREGIISLLSKNNSLDIIGEAASAEELFKLMD; from the coding sequence ATGAGCAAGATCAAAATCATAGTAGCAGACGACCACCAATTATTTCGCGAGGGTATTATCTCTCTATTGTCAAAAAACAATTCGTTGGACATCATAGGAGAAGCAGCTTCTGCAGAGGAGCTATTTAAACTGATGGATTAG
- a CDS encoding response regulator transcription factor translates to MALEGESHKKLSDREMEVLELVSEGRTTKEIADQLFVSARTVDTHRVNMMKKLNVQNTAELIKKAAHLKLI, encoded by the coding sequence ATGGCACTAGAAGGCGAATCACACAAAAAGCTATCGGATAGAGAGATGGAGGTATTAGAGTTGGTGTCCGAAGGAAGAACCACCAAAGAAATAGCTGATCAACTCTTCGTAAGTGCCCGTACCGTAGATACGCACAGAGTAAATATGATGAAAAAACTCAACGTGCAAAACACCGCAGAACTCATTAAAAAAGCCGCTCATTTGAAGCTGATTTGA
- a CDS encoding cation:proton antiporter has product MQIFDIIAVLIFFSGLFIFLNTFYLKLPSSIGLSILALLLSFLVLIFGLAFPQFHLAEHVKAYDMEDVLIRFVLSVMLFAGALNIDFGKLGKQLVPVIVLAFFGVLISTFVIGTFVYYMLDFMNIELSYLGALIFGALISSTDPVAVTKMIQRHQLSNELENKISGESLLNGGIAIVLALVLMSLYKEQAITGALSLGGSIWVFLRDLGGGLIVGLFFGWLGYQALKYIDNDEAQVEVLITMALVMVGSYVANYLNVSSMLVAVLSGLVIRNSEKSSDGESAVGAYVFKFWQLMEESMAAMLFVLIGFEMLVIPLRLDYFAAGFFALNIVLFARWISVFLPIKFLANTHAFDKGTVSVLSWGALRGGLPVAVSLSLTGFPGQEIIVTMTYVVVVCSVLYQGLTLGKLVRSYQAQQYPSHQMKV; this is encoded by the coding sequence ATGCAAATATTCGACATCATTGCGGTATTGATCTTTTTTTCGGGATTATTTATTTTCCTTAATACCTTCTACCTCAAACTTCCATCCTCTATAGGGTTGAGTATTTTAGCCTTATTACTTTCCTTTTTGGTACTCATATTTGGTCTGGCATTTCCCCAGTTTCATTTGGCCGAACATGTGAAAGCCTATGATATGGAAGATGTACTGATCAGGTTTGTCCTCAGTGTTATGCTATTTGCAGGTGCGCTCAATATAGATTTTGGGAAACTCGGCAAACAGCTTGTGCCTGTAATTGTCTTAGCATTCTTTGGAGTACTCATTTCCACTTTTGTCATCGGTACATTCGTTTATTACATGCTTGATTTTATGAATATCGAGCTCAGCTACCTTGGCGCATTGATCTTTGGGGCACTGATTTCTTCTACAGACCCAGTAGCTGTAACCAAAATGATCCAAAGACACCAACTTTCCAATGAATTAGAAAACAAAATATCAGGTGAATCCTTACTCAATGGAGGAATTGCCATTGTACTTGCCCTAGTTCTGATGAGTCTGTACAAAGAGCAAGCTATCACTGGCGCACTAAGCTTAGGAGGTTCTATTTGGGTATTTTTGAGAGATTTAGGTGGCGGTTTGATCGTAGGTCTCTTCTTCGGATGGCTGGGCTATCAAGCACTCAAATATATCGACAATGACGAAGCACAAGTAGAAGTGTTGATTACCATGGCTCTCGTGATGGTAGGCTCCTACGTAGCCAACTATCTCAATGTATCTTCGATGCTAGTAGCCGTCTTGTCTGGTTTGGTTATTAGAAATTCCGAAAAATCTAGTGATGGAGAAAGTGCCGTAGGTGCGTACGTTTTTAAGTTTTGGCAACTGATGGAAGAGTCTATGGCTGCCATGCTCTTCGTACTCATAGGTTTTGAAATGCTCGTGATTCCGCTGAGATTAGACTACTTCGCCGCAGGATTTTTTGCTCTTAACATTGTGCTATTTGCTCGGTGGATCAGTGTGTTTCTCCCTATCAAATTTTTGGCTAACACTCATGCCTTTGACAAAGGAACGGTTTCCGTATTATCATGGGGGGCCTTACGTGGTGGGCTACCCGTAGCCGTTTCACTTTCACTCACAGGATTTCCCGGTCAAGAAATCATTGTCACCATGACCTATGTTGTGGTCGTTTGCTCAGTACTCTATCAAGGCCTGACTTTGGGCAAGCTGGTTCGCTCCTATCAGGCACAGCAGTATCCTAGTCATCAAATGAAAGTATAA
- the manA gene encoding mannose-6-phosphate isomerase, class I, whose product MSKIYSLKGKIQNYAWGGQEYIPQLLNITAEDKPYAEYWMGAHVNAPALVSGSEGEETLDGLIAKDLMGSLGSAIASKFGRLSFLFKVLDVKDMLSIQVHPTKVEAEKGFARENEQGIPLNAPHRNYKDDNHKPEIMVALSEFWLLHGFLPEDQLVAVLQNTPAFEGLEGVFATGGYRALYQHVMELSDDESNTMLQPLVDRILPLYRAGELDKSSPDYWAAKAVDTATEVGALDRGIYSIYFFNIVKAEQGQAVFQGAGIPHAYLEGQNMELMANSDNVLRGGLTPKHVDVPELLKHVEFKATHPQLLSGELQADGLERIYVSPAPDFQLSKIDLGSNDIYQMTGQTAEILIVLDGEAEVKEDGKVLTLGRGEAAFVLAGANYQITTKSTATLYKASAPVD is encoded by the coding sequence ATGTCTAAAATTTATTCACTCAAAGGGAAAATTCAGAATTATGCTTGGGGCGGGCAGGAATACATCCCCCAATTATTAAATATCACTGCAGAAGACAAACCTTACGCCGAATACTGGATGGGTGCACATGTAAATGCACCTGCTTTGGTCTCTGGTAGCGAAGGAGAAGAGACATTGGATGGCTTGATTGCTAAGGATTTGATGGGTAGTTTGGGTAGTGCGATCGCTTCTAAGTTTGGCCGATTGTCGTTCCTATTCAAAGTACTAGACGTAAAAGACATGTTGTCCATACAGGTGCATCCTACCAAGGTAGAAGCAGAAAAGGGCTTTGCTCGAGAGAATGAGCAGGGTATACCGCTCAATGCACCACATAGAAACTACAAAGATGACAATCACAAGCCCGAAATCATGGTGGCGTTGAGTGAGTTTTGGTTGTTGCATGGTTTCTTGCCAGAGGATCAGTTGGTGGCTGTGCTACAGAATACGCCCGCCTTTGAAGGCTTGGAGGGAGTATTTGCTACTGGAGGGTATCGGGCACTCTATCAGCATGTGATGGAGCTTAGCGACGATGAGAGCAATACGATGCTACAGCCATTGGTCGATCGTATTTTGCCGTTGTATCGAGCAGGAGAGTTGGATAAGTCGTCTCCAGATTATTGGGCAGCCAAGGCTGTAGATACTGCTACAGAAGTAGGTGCGCTGGATCGAGGAATTTATTCGATATACTTTTTCAATATCGTAAAGGCAGAGCAAGGTCAGGCAGTATTTCAGGGCGCGGGTATTCCTCATGCTTATTTAGAGGGGCAAAACATGGAGTTGATGGCGAATTCTGACAATGTGCTTCGTGGAGGACTCACACCTAAGCATGTAGATGTACCTGAGTTGCTCAAGCATGTGGAGTTCAAGGCTACACACCCTCAGCTATTGTCTGGCGAACTACAGGCCGATGGTTTGGAGAGAATATATGTCAGCCCAGCGCCAGATTTTCAATTGAGTAAAATAGACCTAGGTTCTAATGATATTTATCAAATGACGGGACAAACGGCCGAAATATTGATCGTGTTAGATGGAGAAGCAGAGGTAAAAGAAGATGGAAAGGTATTGACCTTAGGGAGAGGGGAAGCAGCTTTTGTTTTGGCTGGAGCCAATTATCAAATCACCACCAAGAGTACGGCTACTTTGTATAAAGCCTCTGCGCCAGTGGATTGA
- a CDS encoding endo-1,3-alpha-glucanase family glycosylhydrolase — MYRYSWVLFMSVWGCFSACQPDQQVIKETPDVIIHYMSWYGDQDAGEDSLRHWQFGHANQPLIGTYDSHRKSTLFYHLLLAWSAGIDGVVVNVKDEYDRVGMGLVLEAIQELDSLSDNGFDFKFSISFDDQGFDLAAPLDTTLFKLEQFKTSYVDHNPHYLRYDQKPVFYSFDYPNKYLTAEQLRQSLDSVFGKDQALLIWNTFGEGENTQDYVDAFYPWVQPGGAWMADGSNWGKPYLDYFYDQVNTFENKVYPFVGGGVWAGFDDRKNTSWGGNRLISRGGGAIYDSTWMYIHKYHGEIPMKYVMIETWNDWNEGTEIEPSVENGFQNLIQTEKQISKLKGEIAVDDHLKYEVAVAIQQAMYQAEKDASISIDMAHAAIRLFLKKDYAASKQVLN, encoded by the coding sequence ATGTATAGATATAGTTGGGTCCTTTTTATGAGCGTGTGGGGGTGTTTTTCGGCCTGCCAACCTGATCAGCAAGTGATAAAAGAAACCCCAGATGTAATCATTCACTACATGAGTTGGTATGGTGATCAAGATGCAGGAGAGGACTCTTTGCGGCATTGGCAGTTTGGACACGCCAATCAACCACTGATCGGTACTTACGATTCTCATCGTAAATCAACTTTGTTTTATCACCTATTATTGGCTTGGAGTGCGGGGATCGATGGAGTAGTGGTGAATGTGAAAGATGAATATGATCGTGTCGGAATGGGTTTGGTCTTGGAAGCGATTCAGGAGCTGGATAGCTTGTCTGATAATGGGTTTGATTTCAAATTTTCGATCAGTTTCGACGACCAAGGGTTTGATCTGGCAGCACCATTGGACACCACTTTGTTTAAGTTGGAGCAGTTCAAAACAAGCTATGTTGATCACAATCCACACTATCTGAGGTATGACCAAAAGCCTGTTTTTTATTCTTTTGATTATCCAAACAAGTACCTCACAGCTGAGCAACTCCGCCAATCTCTTGATTCTGTTTTTGGAAAAGATCAAGCACTGCTCATTTGGAATACTTTTGGAGAAGGGGAAAATACACAGGATTATGTGGATGCTTTTTATCCTTGGGTACAGCCAGGAGGAGCTTGGATGGCAGATGGCTCAAATTGGGGTAAACCTTATCTAGATTACTTTTATGACCAAGTAAATACATTTGAAAATAAAGTTTATCCATTTGTAGGAGGGGGCGTATGGGCTGGGTTTGACGATAGGAAAAATACTTCATGGGGAGGCAATAGACTCATATCTCGTGGCGGTGGAGCTATCTATGATTCTACCTGGATGTACATCCACAAGTATCACGGAGAGATACCCATGAAGTATGTGATGATTGAGACCTGGAACGACTGGAACGAAGGAACGGAGATAGAACCGAGTGTGGAAAATGGATTTCAAAACTTAATCCAAACAGAAAAACAGATCAGCAAGCTAAAAGGAGAAATTGCTGTAGATGATCATTTGAAATATGAAGTAGCAGTTGCGATTCAGCAGGCGATGTATCAGGCAGAGAAAGACGCTTCTATAAGTATAGATATGGCACATGCAGCTATTCGATTGTTTTTGAAAAAAGACTATGCAGCATCAAAACAGGTCTTGAATTAA